The Nocardia arthritidis genome has a window encoding:
- a CDS encoding LLM class F420-dependent oxidoreductase: MTFDNLGRFGVWRRYSGFTPEQARELEELGYGTLWLGTSPPDELPVVESLLDATESIAVATSIVNIWATDPKRIAESFHRIEARFPGRFLLGIGAGNPEVNSAYQKPYDALVEYLDALDAAGVPKERRALAALGPKVLKLAAERSAGALPYLVPTAHTASAREILGPEALLATEHKVVVDADLVRARQTARPRVGMYLDLRNYTANLRRFGFTDEDLAKPGSDRLVDAVVASGDVAAVVEKLTEHLRAGANHVALQVLNLDESGALKTLAPLLKAV; the protein is encoded by the coding sequence ATGACATTCGACAATCTCGGACGGTTCGGCGTGTGGCGGCGATATTCCGGGTTCACCCCGGAGCAGGCGCGGGAGCTGGAGGAGCTCGGTTACGGCACGCTCTGGCTCGGCACTTCGCCGCCCGACGAGCTTCCGGTAGTCGAATCCCTCCTGGACGCAACGGAATCCATTGCGGTCGCCACCAGCATCGTGAATATCTGGGCCACCGACCCCAAGCGGATCGCCGAATCCTTCCACCGGATCGAGGCGCGTTTTCCGGGCCGCTTCCTGCTCGGTATCGGCGCGGGGAATCCCGAGGTCAACTCCGCCTACCAGAAGCCGTACGACGCGCTCGTCGAATATCTCGACGCGCTCGACGCCGCGGGCGTTCCCAAGGAGCGGCGGGCCCTCGCCGCGCTCGGTCCGAAGGTGCTGAAGTTGGCCGCCGAGCGGTCGGCCGGTGCGCTGCCGTATCTGGTGCCGACGGCGCACACCGCGAGCGCGCGCGAAATCCTCGGTCCCGAGGCGCTGCTGGCCACCGAGCACAAGGTCGTCGTCGATGCCGATTTGGTGCGGGCCAGGCAGACGGCGCGGCCGCGCGTCGGAATGTATCTGGATCTGCGGAACTACACCGCGAACCTGCGCCGCTTCGGCTTCACCGACGAGGACCTGGCCAAGCCGGGCAGCGATCGGCTCGTCGACGCCGTCGTCGCGTCCGGTGATGTGGCGGCGGTTGTCGAGAAGTTGACCGAACACCTGCGCGCAGGCGCGAATCATGTCGCCCTGCAGGTTCTGAATCTGGACGAATCGGGCGCGCTGAAAACCCTGGCTCCGCTGCTGAAAGCGGTCTAG